Part of the Girardinichthys multiradiatus isolate DD_20200921_A chromosome 14, DD_fGirMul_XY1, whole genome shotgun sequence genome is shown below.
TGAAAAATGCGGTTAATAACAATTGGTTATTCTGACGTTGGCTGAACTTTAGTTTAGGAAACTGTAATTAAACAGCATTACTGAGAactcaaaacaaatgttttattggcATAAAATCCATCTCAACTGCTACTAAACAAACATACAGACATATACAAACTTAAAGCAAgtcatacaaataaaaacagaggctATTACTGCTGATGGACAAGAACTTACTTCTGTATTGTATTTTTAGGAGTTTTGTTGAAACtgaaatcaatgaaaaaaagtGAAAGTTTACACTAGAAATTTTATAGATAACAATTGTAAGGCacgtgatgttttttttttctcaatgatCTGcacattaatataaaaaaaactaaacaaaaacatctttatttcaAATTAAACTGGAAGGGGGGAAAATGTCCTCAACCAGGAGcagtaaatatataaaacagtGTATATATTACATTATTAGTGTGTGAGACGTGTGTGTACAGGGAGGAGACATCGCACCGCAAATCTCCTCCATTTTTATCATCCAGCAGCGTCACCGTAAAGGGAGACAGTCTCTTAGTAACTTCCTTTTGTTAATCCGTCCAACCGTCCATCTGTTGATCAGTTTGTTGTATATCTGCAACAGAATGATTTGTGGTAcacaaattataaaaatgtaccAGCCATTAAATAGTAAGGATGGGacagaacaaagaaaaagagaTTAAACACTAAAAACGTAAAGAGATGATGTGCATTTTTTGGTTTTCGTTTTCGCTCAGTGGATTAAAAGGCTTTCttgtttgtaaaatgtttttttttctaccactAAAGAGAGTCAGTTTGTTTCTCCTAAGTAGTGGCATCACCATCTTTGCGTACTTGCTGTCTAGATGTGGGTTAtctacaacaaaaacaaatcataatcAATTGACTTATAAATCCAGCACTTTTCACCAGGCCAATGAGACTTATACAACTTGGTAACCGAAGCGGGTCTGAACTGAAATCTGATTTAGTGCTAAAGCCACTTCTTAACGGGTTCTATAAAGTAACAGTTGAGACGTTTACCTTTTCTCAGTTGTATTTTGAGTTTCTGTAGAGGTATACAATCCCTTCAAAAGGTTAACTACAAAAACCACAGGATTTCTTGTGTTATTCCTGCAAAAATGGCCTAAATATAGATTTTACAGACACTTTAAACAACAGTCTCTGTTTGTGAAATCTCTTTACAATGTTTGGCATTTCTTCCCTGTTCAATATTAAAACGTGGTGCAAATGGAAGCTGGACACATTTTTTCCAAACAGAATTTCTAAACAACAGCTGGTTATATTAAAACACCTGTCAGTGTATGTAAATGCAGTTGCAAACACTGTTTATAAATTCAGTTGAGAACAGTGACTGGAAATGTAGCTCTACACAGTACAGTGACCCTACAGTCACCATATGAAGagcaatattaaaacaaaaagacattgAACTGATGTTATTCCAGTGCTAACCtgactttttattattattaaagctcagtatttatattattttgtctTAAATTATGCCgattaaaagcagaaataacacAGTGGTTTTAAGCTTGATGCCTATAACAGTTTATTGGTCTCTATAGACCAGAACTTGGCCCATGACAAGGACTTTTACTCTTGCTCAACGATTTAATGCCAAGATAGCATGTGTTTTTGTTCcttgactgcattaaaaaaaagtgcCAGTTTGGTAGAGCCTCTTTGAGATGGGGCTCAAAAGAGACAGATAATGTAGACAAATGAGCAAAACAGagattaaaaaaggaaatacatCTAATAATGATGAAGGTATTTTTGGTACCTTGCAACGATGTGCGTGACCATCCTGTCTGTGATGCCTGGACACACTTTTTCAGCCACCTGAATGTTTCTCTCCAGCTCTTCAATAGCCTGTCGCTGCTCAGAGTGCTCCTTGTGCTGTAGCTTCAACTGCAGATGAGAAAAGTAACATTTACCGTCAACTACAGCTGGTCAGCAAGGCTACAGCACATACATGGGCAAATCTTTCTTCATAAAGGGTTAAGATAATAGTCAGTAGGAGTAAGTGTAGTTTCTACATTGCCCAATACgctttgtttttagaaatatatCCCTTTAAgtgtatttttctttgatttaattaaattaacttaTCTCTTTTGGGACAGTTTCTATTTAGAACAAAGGGGTTCAGTTGACCCAAATAGAGCAATACaggtatttttatatttcaggcCTTTTAACTTTGTCTACATTTAGTAATGTATTAGTTAGGTTGGGAAGCTACATTAGCAAGCTTGCAAACTGGCTAACAAATGGCTAGTTGCCCTACTTGGTTAGTTGCCCATCTTGGCTAGTTTTAGTTAGCTCCCAAATGTTACTATAAATCTCAACTTTGATAAATGACTTTTACTGGAAAAACTTGAACACAGaataagttttttttactttgtctaGATTGAATAATTTGCTAGTTAGCTCAAGATGCTACATTAGCAAAGTGGTTAGTAAGTGCCTAGCTCTGCTAGCTTCAGTTAGCTCACCAAAAAGAATTAGAAATCTCAACCCTAATAGGTTTTTAAATGAGAACTTtacagaaaatcagaccatAAAAGTGTTTCACATTTGACCTTCGTTAATTTTGCCTCCATTAATTTCTTAGTTAGCTTGAAAGGCAATATAAGCAAACTAGTTGGCAAGTGGCTAATTCATTCTTCCTCAGAATcataatcagctttattaaccaagattgtgtgcacaaacaagagATAAACTtgtttcatacattttttaatttgttctattttattgcagttttttcCCTTGATATTTTCTGACAGCAACTTTATATGCAAAATTCTTTGTTCCTGTGAAATACGAGCGCTCCAacataatacatttaaaatgatgTATTTTGCCCCCCGGTGACAGCTGCTACAGTTTTATGGGTTATTTTGACATTGACTGAACTCTTATTCAGGGAACGATAATCAAATGTAACCAAAAATGCAAAATCTCAAGGCCCAAGTGCTCCTAAAAAACATCCAACAGGCTACAACTGCTGACTGTCATATTTTACTGCTTCCAAAATTTGAGATTTTTCTTTATAGTTAAAATAGTGAATTGTGGCGATAAGTTGTTATGAAATCTCACagctaatttaatttaattgattatattctgaaaatgttgttttacaattttttccCCCCAATATTTCTGGTAGTGATCTCTGATCATACGCTTGCGCCCGATGGCTCTTATGAAATACGATAGCTTGGAACCCCAGATCAAATCAAGTTAACAAAGTGGCCTCATACTGGTTGATATAATTTATTAAAGTCATGCAAGCTTATTTCCTTACAGTTGACTAGATATTAACAGTATATAAAGGAATACATAAAGATGACTAAAATTGACTGTGGAATGCAGGTGTGAATGACCAACAGGGTTTATACAAACCTCAGAGAAGATTGGAGAGATGAGTGTGGACAAACTAGAAGATTTACTCAGCTGGTCCTGGCTCTGCAGAGATGAAAACATGAGAACTACAGAACCGTTTATTCATATGCAGCTCTACTGACCTCATTGATAACTCTTTTCTGCTCCATTTACACCTGAGGCTGGACTGTACTTTACTGTTCAGATTAATATAAAACTTAAGCAAATGTCTGAAGACCCTTTTCCTATAAACCTTAATGCATCTGTCTTTTATTTAAGATCCGgatgtgcatttaaaaataaattcaataaagTGAAGTACACTAACCGTTCCATTGAGAACCTTCCTGCCTTCTGGCTTCTTCTTACGGACCGTGGTGAAAGACCACTCAGGAGACTCATTGTTCTCTTTATTACTCGATTCACttcacatgaaaacaaacaaactattACTCAGTTATTCCAGCTCACAGTTTTAGTAACCAGCCAACTTTCAATAAGGTTGCTGCCTCCAGCTGAAGCCTATGAATCACCTGTCTGAGTCGTCGGAGCTGCTGTCGCTGTGTCCCGCCTCCCTCCTTCGCCTGTACCTGTCAATCAGTTCGCTGAGGTAGGACGTTTTCTTGCAGTGTTTGACAATGAACTTGTGTTTAAGAAGCTCCTTGGCTGTGGGACGCTGCGTGGACAAACAAGAGAGAATTAATATACACACAATGATCATTAAACTCTTCGAAAAAAGCTTTGCTTAAACTGAGAGAggaaaaaagataaacaaaaacagattttacatTCTATTTCTAGTTACCAATTCAGTTCTTTCAGATGATTATGAAAGAGAGAGAATCTAGGTTTTAacccactagatggcagcaaaaacccaactaaaacaacaaaaaacaaggaAGCTGCCCGAAAAATTCAGTAAACAGAAGCCACCAAACCTTATCACACCTCAACAAAAtggttcttcataaaatgatagAAGGGCGAGTGATGAAATCATATCAGTTAATGCAAAGAAGCTGTTAACCTGTACCTTAGCTGTTCATTTAGTTAATCATTTATTCACACATCTGTTCTATAtcttttaataaatacatattaTCCAATAATAAAGAGCATCATGTTTTTTAACTTGCTTGACTTTTCGAACACACTTATGACTGATTTTGTTAAGCTTAATGTATTTGATTGGGACTCTGCTTCACCAAATGTCTGATCTTAAATGACTCAAATATAAAAACCTAGATTGGAACATCCCTCATTATGAATATAACTCCAACTTTGGGCAAACATGACTTGGATAGAAAACTTTACCGTTTTCCAGGCACCTCTGAAGGATGTGATCATCATTGTGCTTAATTTTATGagtaatttaatttgaaaactCATAATTTACACGCAGACTGACATATTTCAAGggtttatttaactttttttcttaaaaaaataaaataaaataatgatttttaattcagaaatgtgatgttatggcctacacaatcaattcaattcaattcaattcagttttatttatatagcgccaattcacaacacacgtcgtctcaaggcacttcacaacagtcaggtacatacattcctattaatcctaaccattgaacagtgcagtcagagttagctttttattcaaattggataaaaagtttttctatctaaggaaacccagcagattgcatccagtcagtgacttgtagcattccctcctcctggatgagcatgtagagacagtggacagtcactggcgttgactttgcagcaatccctcatactgaacatgcatgtagcgacagcggagaggaaaaactcccttttaacaggaagaaacctccagcagaaccagaaccaggctcctcagtgtgagcggccatctgccacgaccgactgggggtttgagagaacagagcagagacacaaaaagaacaaagaagcactgatccaggagtactttctatgtgaaagaaaagtaaatgttaatgaatgtagctcctttagtcacttcacctagaaagaaagaacagggAAGACAATGatcttgacagatgtccagtcTTGGACAGCCTCCACAAGGATGGTAAGCCATGAAAGCTGATTGGCAAAGAAGCTAAAAGtacacagagtgctgtatccaagaaCATTAacggaaagttgagtggaaggaacaAAATGCGACATAAGGCAATCTTGTAAGGATTTTGAAGCTTATTCAATTACAAGGTGTGGAGAGTGGAAccaaagacaacaacaaaaGTGGCTTCAACAGggataagaagaaaaaaattgacTATTGGTCCATAGTTCACTTTGAGATTAAAGCAAATGGTCCATTTCAATAAgaaatttaatacatttataaGCGTTCACTTTTTggattgagttactgaaatgaaTTAGCTTTTTCAGGATGCTTTAATTAACTGAGATGAACATTTAGCTATAGTAGCTAAGAAGTAATTACTctagattttaagccattcaaCACTATGTCAACACTTTCACTAACAGAGAATGTTCATGACTGTATGACTGATTTAATGGAGTACAAACCACATTATTACTGCAACTATCACTGTGTTTTGTACAtgtggcagccatgttggatttgcctaaagttataaaaaaattCAGACTTTCAGGGGATGTTCCCTTTCATTTTTGTaaccaaaaaactaaaattcaaaCTTTTTAGTACAGATGGAATCCCTCCAACATTTCactaaaaaacatttccataaagACTCTGGCTGTCAAATTAACTGGAAAATACCACCAAACATGAGCAGTAAATCCATATCATGCCCTAAGAAGACAAAGGTTCTTCAGATTACACGCGTGTCTGCTGTGTGACTTACAAAGCTGGGGTCCTTGTTGAGGCAGGCCTCTGTAAACTCTTTGAAGCTCTTTGAGAAATCCCCTGTCAGGATAGGAGGAGGAGATTTTGGAATGTGGAAGAGCACTCTCATCGGATGCATGTCGGAGTTCGGAGGTTCTCCTTTGGCGAGCTCGATGGCAGTGATGCCCAGCGACCAAATGTCCGCCTGCAGGGAAATGCATGTTTTGTTTGTGACAGGGATGCTCCACAGGGTTCCTAGTCCTTTAAAAGTCCCAAAACAAATCTTAACTCTTAAGTTCACCAAATATGTATATTTCTACAGGAGGCGTTATTTAAATAGGTATTCTCCAAAAACGTAAGGAATGGAGGTGGTACAAGGATTAAAGGGATGTAAGGAAAGAAGGCAGGAGGACACAAGGGGACAAGGAAGAAGGAAAGTAGAGAATGTAAGGAACATGGAAGGTCAGTGAGGTAGGAAGAAAAACTTTACAGGGAtggagaaaggaaggaaggaaggacaacacaTTTAGACAAGGGGATAGACTAGAAatgcaaatatatttttccatgtTCTTAATTTCCATACatttccatatcaaaatgatctAACCAACCAGAGAGACCTTGTTGTCAGATGGATTAACACACAGCAACCATATGTCAATCTCAGTAATACACATTAAAGCTACAGTAAAGCTATACGCGCtcctgtaaaaagaaaaaaaactccaaaaaaaaacaggttgcTCGTGCAAACCACTTAGATTTCACGTCTTCTCGTCTTGCTTCGACAGCCGTGCATCGTCCGGGTGGGAAACAGACATCATCACACACACCAGCGAGCTGTTCAGGATCATGTTACAGCAGGACACTCGGTTACTGTTTGACTCCCAGCTCTGTCGGCTCTGCTACGAACAAACACACCCACCATATGGCAGCGTGTGGCAGGAAACACCAAACACACGTCCATGTGATCCTGTCCTTGAAAGACATGAAGAACTTGAACTTTGcctctgttttctttcttttatgttGTTGTGATGGGGTCCCAGAAAGCTTTAGAGTTCAAACCAGCTGAAACCCAGAAAACCCAGAAACGACACGGTTTAAATCCTTGCAGTATGAATTAGTGAGCGTTTGGACTCATTAAAGTTAATGCTAAACTAAAACCAAGCAACCTAAATCCTTTCTCCTGCTTTATaccaacaatttaaaaaaagctacTGACCCTTATTTCCATAAAACATCAGAAAGTTTCTTGCAGataaaacatctctggtctgGTGTCGTAAATGTTTTATGACTCTTAGTGAAACTTTGTCAAGATTTTCCCCTTAAGtgtgtagaaaaataaaaaatataggaGTCAATGACACTCAAATAAAAAGATCAAACACTACTCTCACAACCAACTTCATTATTTTCTCTGCTTTGggattaagtattttaaatggtCTCTAGAAGacgacttgctgaagttcaaactgagcatcagaacaTGGAGTAAGGGGATTTAAATGACTTCGAATGTGGTTCGTCTGAGCTAATGTGGGATGTCAACAAAAACATCTCTTtgatttacagagaatggtctgaaaaactgaaacaaatccCTGGAGTGATAGTTGTGTGGATGGAAATACCTtgaagaggtcagaggagaatgagcAGACTGGTTAGAGTTGTTAGAAACCCATTTTTACAATCAAGATATgcagaataccatctctgaacATAGAACATGTTGAACCTGGAAGcaaatgggctacagcagcagatgacCACAACAGTTGAGCTGAGAACAGGAAACCGAGGCTACAATTCACGCAGGCTCACTAAAATCGGACAGTAACCGACTAGAGAAACTTTGACGGGTCCAATGAATGCCAGCCGCAGCTGTGACAACCAGATTAGGGTCCGAGTTTGTCACAAACAAcgtgaaagcatggatccatcccgCCTGTTTCCAGgattcaggctggtggtggagTAATGGTGTGAGGAAGGTTTTCTCAGTACACTTTGGGCCCCAAATGAtcactgcttaaaaaaaaaaccacagccTGCCTGAGTATTTTTCTGAGCATGTTCATccatttatgaccacagtgcagcggctacttccagcaggataatgagcCAGGACCaaaagctcaaatcatcttCCTGAACATTACAGTGAGTTCAGATTTCTCCACTGACCTCTGCAGCAACCAGATCTTAATTCAATAGAGCGCATTTTAGATGTAGAGGAAAGGTAGATTCACATCAATAAATGTGCAAACAACATCTCCATGAAACATTAGCATAATGCTAACATTTACTCCTGCTGGGCCCTATTaagtttacttttgtttttcacataccTTTTTATCCTCTACATTTCTATCCGAAAGAGGATCCCAggtaaaaacaatagaaaacaaaTAGATTAACATGGATTTCATAGGGGCCTGTTTTTTATTGTGCTTCAGCTCCACGGGGTATGAGATTTTGGTGTCACTGAAGTCACAAATCTGTCACCGAATGAAGCTTTATGTGTTCACATCCTCAGAAAACGTAATTTGAGCAGAAAGGCCTTTGTTCCTTTTGTAAACTTGTTCTGACAGCTCAGGTTTTACACAATAGTGTTGCCAAACTATCTGGTATTTCAACAAGTTACAGTTTGTCTCCTGGTGCTTTAGATAGGAAAGAAAACACGCTTCTCCTAACAACTCAGCTCCAATTAATACTTACTTTTAAGAtaaatatgaaggaaaaataaagaaattatgaaTGATAGAATCTGGGTAAAGAACTCCAGAAAGGTTTCTGCAGATATTGTTACTCTGACTTTACACAATGATTATTTTAGAAGTAAGACCATTACTCTTTTGACGTTAACTTAGGCACAACACAGGCTCCAACACACAAACCTAAATCAAACCACACTAGCAGATAATGTGCACACACACCCTAGTGGATTTGCCTGGTTTGCACACACCCTCTGCAGACGCCACCCTGCTTTGTAATGCTGTTAGACCTCGGTTTAATTTGCTTTTGATCATCAGAACCGGAGTGCTTGAAGCCAGCTGATGCACCTATGAatacatgtatttttttcttggtGTAGACGCATTGTTGTAA
Proteins encoded:
- the stk26 gene encoding serine/threonine-protein kinase 26 codes for the protein MDVPGMQSTQIDPEELFTKLDRIGKGSFGEVFKGIDNRTQTVVAIKTIDLEEAEDEIEDIQQEITVLSQCDSPYITKYFGSYLKGSKLWIIMEYLGGGSALDLLKAGPFDEAQIATMLKEILKGLDYLHSEKKIHRDIKAANVLLSEHGEVKLADFGVAGQLTDTQIKRETFVGTPFWMAPEVIQQSAYDSKADIWSLGITAIELAKGEPPNSDMHPMRVLFHIPKSPPPILTGDFSKSFKEFTEACLNKDPSFRPTAKELLKHKFIVKHCKKTSYLSELIDRYRRRREAGHSDSSSDDSDSESSNKENNESPEWSFTTVRKKKPEGRKVLNGTSQDQLSKSSSLSTLISPIFSELKLQHKEHSEQRQAIEELERNIQVAEKVCPGITDRMVTHIVARYTTN